In one Silene latifolia isolate original U9 population chromosome 10, ASM4854445v1, whole genome shotgun sequence genomic region, the following are encoded:
- the LOC141607655 gene encoding uncharacterized protein LOC141607655, with protein MPIQTTRIGRQDCACLVDKICSRIHGYGSRKFSYAGRLVIVRSVLNSLHSYWASIFIIPKGIMKRIEAVCRNFLWDNSADYMRSPLVGWDTICRPKEEGGLGLKDQEMWNKAMIGRLVDWVAEKRDSIWVQWVHNNYLKGQEWMEYSPTTNSSWIWRRICKVKEEMAAGYIDGKWVIQHDGYTPAGCYNWFKGNWPCVTWYKVIWNGWAIPKHQFLGWLIAHEALNTVARLKSFGLDIEDKCYLCGVDEETAGHLFFECTYSTRVIVELNKQTRWDFPMRNVVHWCEQRTGTKAQKEVQSALMLSALYQVWKQRNKSKNEVVLIRPECVAKMIMDEMRSRVRGLERATLTQAERDWFIQMRLVER; from the coding sequence ATGCCAATACAAACTACCAGGATTGGAAGACAAGACTGTGCATGTCTGGTGGATAAAATCTGTTCAAGAATTCATGGATATGGCTCTAGAAAGTTTTCTTATGCAGGGAGACTGGTCATTGTGAGAAGTGTCCTTAATTCACTGCATTCATATTGGGCTTCCATCTTTATCATACCCAAAGGAATTATGAAGCGAATAGAGGCAGTTTGCAGGAACTTCCTTTGGGACAATAGTGCAGACTACATGAGATCTCCTCTTGTGGGGTGGGATACTATATGTAGACCAAAGGAAGAAGGGGGACTAGGGCTTAAAGATCAGGAAATGTGGAACAAGGCCATGATAGGTAGGTTGGTTGACTGGGTTGCAGAGAAAAGGGATTCAATCTGGGTtcagtgggtacataataactatCTAAAGGGACAAGAGTGGATGGAGTACTCCCCTACCACGAATTCAAGTTGGATTTGGAGAAGAATATGCAAGGTTAAAGAGGAAATGGCTGCTGGATATATAGATGGTAAATGGGTGATACAGCATGATGGTTATACACCAGCTGGGTGTTATAACTGGTTTAAGGGGAACTGGCCTTGTGTCACTTGGTATAAAGTAATCTGGAATGGATGGGCTATTCCCAAGCATCAATTTTTGGGGTGGCTTATTGCTCATGAAGCTCTGAACACGGTTGCTAGATTGAAGAGCTTTGGTTTGGACATAGAGGACAAGTGCTACTTATGTGGAGTGGATGAAGAAACTGCAGGTCATTTGTTTTTTGAATGCACGTATAGCACAAGGGTCATAGTAGAATTAAACAAGCAAACAAGGTGGGATTTTCCCATGAGGAATGTGGTGCACTGGTGTGAGCAGAGGACGGGCACAAAGGCGCAAAAAGAGGTACAGTCAGCTCTGATGTTGAGTGCACTCTACCAGGTATGGAAACAGAGAAACAAAAGCAAGAATGAGGTTGTTTTGATACGGCCTGAATGTGTGGCAAAGATGATTATGGATGAGATGAGGTCACGAGTTCGAGGATTGGAAAGAGCTACCCTAACACAGGCCGAGAGAGATTGGTTTATTCAAATGCGTCTAGTAGAAAGATAA